One Streptomyces mobaraensis NBRC 13819 = DSM 40847 DNA segment encodes these proteins:
- a CDS encoding TetR/AcrR family transcriptional regulator, with the protein MTEAGRPGGSARRRGRPTGDHEARRADLLEAAASVIAREGYASTSPRQVAQRAGCTTGTVTYCFANKDELVAAVTRSRFDGFDAMLEPGRDGPGIRAVLERWLSRATGDPEFWPVMSQLLVHARYEPAFAAVIEQRHARHRDPLASLLTAGQAQGTVRDDIPADLLADQLAAIADGWMTMFPIAPTRFTGGRVQALLDAAITSITPLPGGARGAGA; encoded by the coding sequence GTGACGGAGGCGGGTCGGCCAGGCGGGTCGGCCAGGCGGCGCGGGCGGCCGACGGGCGACCACGAAGCGAGACGGGCCGATCTCCTGGAGGCGGCGGCCTCGGTGATCGCGCGGGAGGGCTACGCCAGCACCTCCCCGCGCCAGGTGGCCCAGCGCGCGGGATGCACCACCGGGACGGTGACGTACTGCTTCGCGAACAAGGACGAGTTGGTCGCCGCGGTGACCCGGAGCCGGTTCGACGGCTTCGACGCCATGCTGGAGCCCGGCCGGGACGGGCCCGGCATCAGGGCGGTCCTGGAACGGTGGCTGTCCCGCGCCACCGGCGACCCCGAGTTCTGGCCCGTGATGTCCCAACTGCTCGTCCACGCACGGTACGAACCGGCCTTCGCCGCCGTCATCGAGCAGCGCCACGCCCGCCACCGCGACCCGCTCGCCTCGCTCCTGACGGCCGGGCAGGCACAGGGCACCGTCCGCGACGACATCCCCGCCGACCTGCTCGCCGACCAGCTGGCCGCCATCGCCGACGGCTGGATGACGATGTTCCCCATCGCGCCCACGAGGTTCACGGGCGGCCGGGTCCAGGCCCTCCTCGACGCCGCGATCACGTCGATCACCCCGCTGCCGGGCGGGGCCCGCGGAGCCGGGGCCTGA
- a CDS encoding DUF1345 domain-containing protein: MHRWLSERRRSTVSLALAVIAAAVLPNGGAGDVSTADIGVFVLFAYLLPYLALTLAAFWGVDPGQVRSWARREARGTFMQRYVLGTAPGPGASLFIAAAALVVAVLWLPGRLGTAFPVVPRTLVALALVVVAWVCVVLAFAVTFQADNLVEDERALDFPGGEAPAWADYVYFALAAMTTFGTTDVNVTSRDMRRTVAANTVVAYVFNTVTVASLVSALGRR; this comes from the coding sequence GTGCACCGCTGGCTTTCCGAACGGCGCCGATCGACGGTGAGTCTGGCCCTCGCGGTGATCGCGGCGGCGGTCCTCCCCAACGGCGGCGCGGGGGACGTCTCGACAGCGGACATCGGGGTGTTCGTCCTCTTCGCCTACCTGCTCCCGTACCTCGCGTTGACCTTGGCCGCCTTCTGGGGCGTCGACCCGGGACAGGTCCGGTCGTGGGCCCGTCGCGAAGCCCGCGGCACGTTCATGCAGCGCTACGTCCTCGGAACCGCGCCCGGACCCGGGGCGTCCCTCTTCATCGCGGCCGCGGCCCTGGTGGTGGCGGTGCTCTGGCTCCCCGGCCGCCTCGGCACCGCCTTCCCCGTCGTCCCGCGCACGCTGGTGGCCCTCGCCCTGGTCGTCGTCGCCTGGGTCTGCGTGGTGCTGGCCTTCGCGGTCACCTTCCAGGCCGACAACCTCGTGGAGGACGAGCGGGCGCTCGACTTCCCCGGGGGAGAGGCCCCGGCCTGGGCCGACTACGTCTACTTCGCCCTGGCGGCGATGACGACGTTCGGCACCACCGACGTCAACGTGACCTCGCGGGACATGCGGCGGACGGTGGCGGCGAACACGGTCGTCGCGTACGTCTTCAACACCGTCACGGTGGCGAGTCTGGTGTCCGCGCTGGGCCGCCGCTAG
- a CDS encoding FAD-dependent oxidoreductase — protein MSSPAPRGGGRARTGPSCRTRPRSAHDFPSHRGSARPRLPRAVPVALGDVAARRAWGGWIAMTSSLPPVAGEAAKNVFYAVGRNGHGLAPSPCLGTLLADRLAGDRTHEDLAAVRRPRPRFVPSVLSTPTPHAAWTLDRVSDSVHRRRTLSPPKR, from the coding sequence ATATCTTCGCCCGCCCCCCGAGGGGGCGGGCGCGCCCGCACCGGCCCATCGTGCCGTACCCGGCCGCGCAGCGCGCATGATTTTCCCTCCCACCGCGGCTCGGCACGGCCGCGGCTTCCACGAGCGGTTCCCGTCGCGCTCGGCGACGTCGCGGCGCGGCGCGCCTGGGGCGGGTGGATCGCGATGACGTCGTCGCTGCCGCCGGTCGCCGGAGAGGCGGCGAAGAACGTCTTCTACGCCGTCGGCCGCAACGGCCACGGCCTCGCCCCGTCCCCCTGCCTCGGAACACTGCTCGCCGACCGGCTCGCCGGCGACCGGACGCACGAGGACCTCGCCGCCGTGCGGCGGCCGCGGCCGCGGTTCGTCCCGTCCGTTCTCAGTACGCCGACGCCGCACGCCGCCTGGACGCTGGACCGCGTCTCGGACAGCGTCCACCGCCGCCGGACGCTGTCGCCGCCGAAGCGCTGA
- a CDS encoding TIGR03621 family F420-dependent LLM class oxidoreductase: protein MTNQTDRPLRFAVNMFSTGTGAEWRAKCRRAEELGYDVILVADHLGMPAPFPFLVAAGEVTERPRLGTYVLNAGFWNPALLAREVATTDQLTGGRLELGLGAGYVQAEHESAGLPFGSPRERVDHLVRTVTEVGRLLADPDRVPAAAQPRVPVVIGGSGDRVMRAAARHATTMSFTGGGIGPGGVPQLLAPAALEERVALYRRFEAERPAELAPAELNFLVQIVTVDGDPFAKKGDLMGDVSHFTEEDLLTHPSLLSGSVTEIAARLHAHQARYGFSYFTILEPYMEEFAPVLEHLRA, encoded by the coding sequence ATGACGAACCAGACCGACCGGCCTCTCCGTTTCGCCGTCAACATGTTCAGTACGGGCACCGGCGCCGAATGGCGCGCCAAGTGCCGCCGGGCCGAGGAGCTCGGCTACGACGTGATCCTGGTGGCCGACCACCTGGGCATGCCGGCCCCGTTCCCGTTCCTGGTGGCCGCCGGGGAGGTCACCGAGCGGCCCCGGCTGGGGACCTACGTCCTCAATGCCGGCTTCTGGAACCCGGCCCTGCTCGCCCGCGAAGTGGCCACGACCGACCAACTCACCGGCGGCCGGCTGGAACTGGGCCTCGGAGCCGGCTACGTGCAGGCCGAGCACGAGAGCGCCGGACTGCCCTTCGGCTCACCGCGCGAGCGCGTGGACCACCTGGTCCGCACCGTGACCGAGGTCGGCCGGCTGCTCGCGGACCCGGACCGCGTGCCCGCGGCCGCCCAGCCCCGGGTTCCGGTGGTGATCGGCGGGAGCGGCGACCGCGTCATGCGCGCGGCCGCCCGGCACGCCACCACCATGTCCTTCACCGGAGGCGGCATCGGTCCCGGCGGCGTGCCGCAGTTGCTGGCCCCCGCCGCCCTCGAGGAGCGCGTCGCGCTCTACCGCCGCTTCGAGGCCGAACGACCGGCCGAACTGGCGCCCGCCGAGCTGAACTTCCTGGTGCAGATCGTGACCGTCGACGGCGACCCCTTCGCGAAGAAGGGCGACCTGATGGGAGACGTGTCCCACTTCACGGAAGAGGACCTGCTGACCCACCCCTCCCTCCTGTCCGGTTCGGTCACGGAGATCGCCGCCCGCCTGCACGCCCACCAAGCGCGTTACGGCTTCAGTTACTTCACCATTCTGGAGCCGTACATGGAGGAGTTCGCCCCGGTGCTGGAGCACCTGCGCGCCTGA
- a CDS encoding helix-turn-helix domain-containing protein: MHRVAALVHAPQSTFELACAADVFGVTRRGLPVRYRFGVCAERPGPVPTLAGYDMVVTEGLDALDRADTVVVPGWLPLAEPPSDAVVRAIRRAHERGARVVSICSGAFALAYAGLLDGRSATTHWAQAEEFAARFPAVRLERDVLYVDHGDIATSAGSGAGIDLCLHLVRADHGAGYAARVARNMVMPPHREGGQLQYAAPPHPAQIDSSLAPLLDWAAARLHEPLTLDRLAARAGCSTRTLARRFTEQLGVSPGQWLLARRIAAARELLETSDLAVDAVARRTGLSSATNLRRRFLGALGTTPSAYRRAFHSASHRPPSAPARAADGPR, from the coding sequence ATGCACCGTGTAGCGGCACTCGTCCACGCGCCTCAGTCGACCTTCGAACTCGCCTGCGCCGCCGATGTGTTCGGCGTCACGCGACGCGGCCTGCCGGTCCGGTACCGCTTCGGCGTGTGCGCCGAGCGGCCCGGTCCCGTCCCCACGCTCGCCGGGTACGACATGGTCGTCACCGAGGGGCTCGACGCCCTCGACCGGGCCGACACCGTGGTCGTCCCGGGCTGGCTGCCCCTCGCGGAACCTCCGTCGGACGCCGTCGTGCGGGCCATACGCCGGGCGCACGAGCGGGGGGCGCGCGTGGTCAGCATCTGTTCCGGCGCCTTCGCCCTGGCGTACGCGGGGCTCCTGGACGGCCGTTCGGCGACCACCCACTGGGCGCAGGCCGAGGAGTTCGCCGCGCGGTTCCCCGCCGTGCGCCTCGAACGGGACGTGCTGTACGTGGACCACGGCGACATCGCGACCAGCGCGGGCTCCGGTGCCGGGATCGACCTGTGCCTGCACCTGGTGCGCGCCGACCACGGTGCCGGTTACGCGGCGCGGGTCGCCCGGAACATGGTGATGCCGCCGCACCGCGAGGGCGGGCAGCTGCAGTACGCCGCCCCGCCGCACCCCGCGCAGATCGACAGTTCGCTCGCGCCGCTGCTGGACTGGGCCGCGGCCCGGCTGCACGAGCCGCTGACGCTCGACCGGCTGGCGGCCCGGGCCGGCTGCTCCACGCGCACCCTCGCCCGCCGCTTCACCGAGCAGCTCGGCGTCAGTCCGGGGCAGTGGCTGCTCGCCCGGCGGATCGCCGCGGCCCGCGAGCTGCTGGAGACCTCGGACCTGGCGGTGGACGCCGTCGCCCGCCGTACCGGGCTGTCGTCCGCGACCAACCTGCGCAGGCGCTTCCTCGGCGCCCTGGGCACCACTCCCAGCGCCTACCGCCGGGCCTTCCACAGCGCGTCGCACCGGCCGCCGTCGGCGCCGGCCCGGGCCGCCGACGGCCCGCGCTGA
- a CDS encoding cupin domain-containing protein: protein MTNTTQPTTDTTHTTHSTDAAAPAGGQVPGYAWAAVQDAPARTLFPGIRLRSLWSGENGATAHVVEMDPGACWEGIDVHEPGPEEVFVVSGVFNDGERDYPAGTFLHAPAGSSHIPQTTTGCTIFVFYPEG, encoded by the coding sequence ATGACGAACACGACACAGCCGACCACGGACACCACGCACACCACGCACTCCACGGACGCCGCGGCGCCCGCGGGCGGGCAGGTGCCCGGCTACGCGTGGGCCGCCGTACAGGACGCCCCGGCCCGCACCCTCTTCCCCGGCATCCGGCTGCGCTCGCTGTGGAGCGGGGAGAACGGCGCGACGGCGCACGTGGTGGAGATGGACCCCGGCGCGTGCTGGGAGGGCATCGACGTCCACGAACCGGGCCCGGAGGAGGTGTTCGTGGTCTCCGGCGTCTTCAACGACGGCGAGCGCGACTACCCCGCGGGCACCTTCCTCCACGCCCCCGCCGGCTCCTCCCACATCCCGCAGACGACGACGGGCTGCACCATCTTCGTCTTCTACCCGGAGGGCTAG
- a CDS encoding DUF2252 domain-containing protein gives MALEHDRAAQRGEEILAVFDTAFAQLLAADPAAFRVKFRKMAASAFAFYRGTACLFYHDLAHERDAGPYLDDRTSRVWIHGDLHAENFGTYMDAGGRLVFNVNDFDEAYVGPFLWDLKRFAASVALLGHAKALSDATITELVRIYAAAYRERVHALATGAKDDEIPPFTLDTAQGPLLDALREARARTRFGLLSTMTEIREHDRRFLDGGGSIPLDAATRAKVLEAFDGYLETLPDSSRVRPDSHRVKDVVGRRGIGIGSAGLPSYNILLEGNSDALENDVVIYMKQAQTPAVSRHVTDPAVRAYFTHEGHRTVISQRALQAHADPWLGWTELDGAGQLVAEVSPYAVDLDWSDIDDPEQIAAVVADLGRATATMHAAADDTSGHSLVPFSTEHAIDAAIAADETGFAELLTDFAHSYGARAREDHRIFVDLFRNGRIPGL, from the coding sequence ATGGCGCTCGAGCACGACCGGGCCGCCCAGCGCGGCGAGGAGATCCTCGCCGTTTTCGACACCGCGTTCGCGCAGCTGCTGGCGGCCGACCCGGCCGCCTTCCGGGTCAAGTTCCGGAAGATGGCCGCCTCCGCCTTCGCCTTCTACCGGGGCACGGCCTGCCTCTTCTACCACGACCTGGCCCACGAGCGGGACGCCGGCCCCTACCTGGACGACCGCACGTCCCGGGTGTGGATCCACGGCGACCTGCACGCCGAGAACTTCGGCACCTACATGGACGCCGGCGGACGGCTGGTCTTCAACGTCAACGACTTCGACGAGGCGTACGTCGGCCCGTTCCTCTGGGACCTCAAGCGCTTCGCCGCCTCCGTGGCGCTGCTCGGCCACGCCAAGGCGCTCAGCGACGCCACCATCACCGAGCTGGTGCGGATCTACGCCGCCGCCTACCGGGAGCGCGTCCACGCCCTCGCCACGGGCGCCAAGGACGACGAGATCCCGCCCTTCACCCTCGACACCGCGCAGGGCCCGCTCCTCGACGCCCTGCGCGAGGCGCGCGCCCGCACGCGCTTCGGCCTCCTCTCGACCATGACCGAGATCCGCGAGCACGACCGGCGCTTCCTCGACGGCGGCGGCTCGATACCGCTGGACGCCGCGACGCGTGCCAAGGTCCTGGAAGCCTTCGACGGCTACCTGGAGACGCTGCCCGACAGCAGCCGGGTCCGCCCCGACTCCCACCGCGTCAAGGACGTCGTCGGCCGCCGCGGCATCGGCATCGGCAGCGCCGGCCTGCCCTCGTACAACATCCTCTTGGAAGGCAACAGCGACGCCCTGGAGAACGACGTCGTCATCTACATGAAGCAGGCGCAGACCCCCGCGGTCTCCCGGCACGTCACCGACCCGGCCGTCCGCGCCTACTTCACGCACGAGGGCCACCGCACGGTGATCTCCCAGCGCGCCCTCCAGGCGCACGCCGACCCGTGGCTGGGCTGGACCGAGCTCGACGGCGCCGGGCAGCTGGTCGCGGAGGTCTCCCCGTACGCCGTCGACCTCGACTGGTCCGACATCGACGACCCGGAGCAGATCGCCGCCGTCGTCGCCGACCTCGGCCGCGCGACCGCCACCATGCACGCCGCCGCCGACGACACCAGCGGCCACTCCCTGGTGCCGTTCTCCACCGAGCACGCCATCGACGCCGCGATCGCCGCCGACGAGACCGGCTTCGCCGAACTGCTCACCGACTTCGCCCACAGCTACGGCGCCCGGGCCCGCGAGGACCACCGGATCTTCGTCGACCTCTTCCGCAACGGCCGCATCCCGGGCCTGTAA
- a CDS encoding multicopper oxidase domain-containing protein — protein sequence MRDVMRFHVARKAKDTSRVPDRLSTRYEDLAPATGVPVRTFGFRRTPAGEDRRMWTINGKPFHPDTVLARPRLGSVERWRFSSDFHHPVHVHLARFQVTARGGRPAEPKDAGWKDTVDVRPYETVETLVRFTGYRGRYMIHCHNLEHEDMAMMANIQIT from the coding sequence ATGCGCGACGTCATGCGCTTCCACGTCGCACGCAAGGCCAAGGACACCAGCCGAGTGCCGGACCGGCTCTCAACCCGCTATGAGGACCTCGCACCCGCCACGGGCGTACCGGTCCGCACCTTCGGCTTCCGCCGCACCCCCGCCGGCGAGGACCGCCGGATGTGGACCATCAACGGCAAGCCGTTCCACCCCGACACCGTCCTCGCCCGGCCCCGCCTGGGCAGCGTGGAACGCTGGCGCTTCAGCAGCGACTTCCACCACCCCGTCCACGTCCACCTCGCCCGGTTCCAGGTCACCGCCCGCGGCGGCCGCCCCGCCGAGCCCAAGGACGCCGGCTGGAAGGACACCGTGGACGTACGCCCGTACGAAACCGTCGAAACCCTCGTCCGCTTCACCGGCTACCGGGGCCGCTACATGATCCACTGCCACAACCTCGAACACGAGGACATGGCCATGATGGCCAACATCCAGATCACCTGA
- a CDS encoding SRPBCC family protein, with protein MWSHTYTGETTAAPEAVWAVLRDVGNWALWDTSMEAVSLLGPFEVGSRVSMTPTGQEPIVSVITEIEENVRYADETEFGGMVLRFSHTLSPLADGGTSVAHRLEISGPDADTAGPELGPAISEDFPEAMAALFARATAG; from the coding sequence ATGTGGAGCCACACCTACACGGGTGAGACGACGGCGGCACCGGAGGCGGTCTGGGCCGTGCTGCGGGATGTCGGCAACTGGGCGCTGTGGGACACCTCCATGGAGGCCGTGTCGCTGCTGGGGCCGTTCGAGGTCGGCAGCCGGGTCTCCATGACGCCGACCGGCCAGGAACCGATCGTGTCGGTGATCACCGAGATCGAGGAGAACGTGCGCTACGCGGACGAGACCGAGTTCGGCGGGATGGTGCTGCGGTTCAGCCACACGCTGAGCCCGCTGGCGGACGGCGGAACGTCGGTGGCGCACCGGCTGGAGATCTCCGGGCCGGACGCGGACACGGCCGGGCCCGAACTCGGCCCCGCGATCAGCGAGGACTTCCCGGAGGCGATGGCCGCCCTGTTCGCGCGGGCGACGGCCGGATGA
- a CDS encoding MarR family winged helix-turn-helix transcriptional regulator translates to MSAGERIGGPDHSPGFWLWHATLRWQRAIAETLAPYDLTHAQFVLLSCAWWLNERGELPSQQALARQAGTDVKMTSQLVRKLEAKGLLDREADPRDSRARRLRITPRGAELARAAITEVERVDAEFFAPAGEGVDGLDGRALSALLRRLVETSREERA, encoded by the coding sequence ATGAGCGCGGGGGAGCGGATCGGCGGCCCCGACCACAGCCCCGGCTTCTGGCTCTGGCACGCGACGCTGCGCTGGCAGCGGGCCATCGCGGAGACCTTGGCGCCGTACGACCTGACGCACGCCCAGTTCGTCCTGCTGTCCTGCGCCTGGTGGCTCAACGAGCGGGGCGAGCTGCCCAGTCAGCAGGCACTGGCCCGGCAGGCCGGGACGGACGTGAAGATGACCTCTCAACTCGTCCGGAAACTGGAGGCGAAGGGACTGCTGGACCGGGAGGCCGACCCGCGCGACTCCCGCGCGCGCCGGCTGCGGATCACCCCGCGCGGGGCCGAACTGGCGCGGGCGGCCATCACCGAGGTCGAGCGGGTGGACGCGGAGTTCTTCGCCCCGGCCGGCGAGGGGGTCGACGGCCTGGACGGCCGGGCGCTGAGCGCCCTGCTGCGGCGGCTGGTGGAGACCTCACGGGAGGAGCGGGCCTAG
- a CDS encoding PD40 domain-containing protein encodes MRRTNTGKARRPLARGGLVLAAAALMAGAALPAHAEPRADDVVQVDLGLDGAQPDNWSEARGMSADGRYAVFTSLASNLVQGDTNRLYDVFVRDLRTGRTERVSLADDGAQLDGSTSQAAISGDGRYVAFASDAADVLPGLPANGGYRVFVRDRRTGHTELVSADGSAASPTISADGRYVAYTLDGRDIHVTDRWKGTTRLVTAGADGSRADNSSADPVISADGTTIGFRSRATNLLPRDQAPTAAPAAPTGSKPPRPRPTFPFYVYDARTGRIQGASVDPAGMLRDAHPYVNLSPDGRYATFRVFEPNGTDEEGSHVELYLRDLRHGTTTKAALPLPGTRTVHDAYRGSVTADGRWLLFASGADNLVPGDTNQAVDLFRRDLRTGRIERIGPAGGATDISWTPNSLSVDGPGTTALFDGGGKVYARRLPPA; translated from the coding sequence ATGAGACGGACGAACACCGGCAAGGCGAGACGGCCGCTGGCGCGCGGGGGCCTGGTCCTCGCGGCGGCGGCCCTGATGGCGGGGGCGGCGCTGCCGGCCCACGCGGAACCGCGGGCCGACGACGTCGTCCAAGTGGACCTCGGACTCGACGGCGCGCAGCCCGACAACTGGTCCGAGGCCCGCGGGATGAGCGCCGACGGCCGGTACGCCGTCTTCACCTCCCTGGCGTCCAACCTCGTCCAGGGCGACACCAACCGCCTGTACGACGTCTTCGTCCGCGACCTGCGCACCGGGCGGACGGAACGGGTCAGCCTCGCCGACGACGGCGCGCAGCTCGACGGGTCCACGAGTCAGGCGGCCATCAGCGGCGACGGCCGGTACGTGGCGTTCGCGTCCGACGCGGCCGACGTCCTGCCGGGGCTGCCCGCCAACGGCGGCTACCGGGTCTTCGTCCGGGACCGCCGGACCGGGCACACCGAACTCGTCAGCGCCGACGGGAGCGCCGCGAGCCCCACCATCAGCGCGGACGGCCGGTACGTCGCGTACACCCTCGACGGGCGGGACATCCATGTCACCGACCGCTGGAAGGGGACCACCCGGCTGGTCACGGCGGGCGCGGACGGCTCCCGGGCCGACAACTCCTCCGCCGACCCGGTGATCAGCGCGGACGGCACCACGATCGGCTTCCGCTCCCGGGCCACCAACCTGCTGCCGCGCGACCAGGCCCCCACCGCCGCCCCCGCCGCCCCCACCGGCTCCAAGCCGCCGCGCCCGCGCCCCACGTTCCCGTTCTACGTGTACGACGCGCGCACCGGCCGCATCCAGGGCGCCTCCGTCGACCCGGCCGGCATGCTGCGCGACGCGCACCCGTACGTCAATCTGAGCCCCGACGGGCGGTACGCCACGTTCCGCGTCTTCGAGCCCAACGGGACGGACGAGGAGGGCTCGCACGTCGAGCTCTACCTCCGCGACCTGCGGCACGGCACCACCACGAAGGCGGCCCTCCCGCTGCCGGGCACCCGGACCGTGCACGACGCCTACCGCGGCAGCGTGACGGCCGACGGACGATGGCTGCTGTTCGCCTCGGGCGCCGACAACCTGGTGCCCGGCGACACCAACCAGGCCGTGGACCTCTTCCGGCGCGACCTGCGGACCGGCCGGATCGAGCGGATCGGCCCGGCCGGCGGCGCCACGGACATCTCCTGGACCCCCAACTCCCTCTCCGTGGACGGCCCCGGCACCACCGCCCTCTTCGACGGCGGCGGCAAGGTGTACGCCCGCCGGCTCCCGCCCGCCTGA
- a CDS encoding TIGR03618 family F420-dependent PPOX class oxidoreductase: MLPAMPHDARERFLAAPHIGVLGVTDPRGGDRAPLVVPVWYAYEPGGEVVVETGRETVKARLLRAAGRFSLCVQDERRPYRYVSVEGPVTAVEDPVDPAVREALAHRYLDPDEARDYLAATAAQLKDDVVFRMRPERWRTADFAAFAADFAGTSAETPAAG, encoded by the coding sequence ATGCTGCCCGCCATGCCGCACGACGCCCGCGAACGATTCCTTGCCGCCCCGCACATCGGCGTCCTGGGCGTCACCGATCCCCGGGGCGGCGACCGGGCACCCCTGGTGGTGCCCGTCTGGTACGCGTACGAGCCGGGCGGCGAAGTGGTCGTCGAGACGGGCCGGGAGACGGTCAAGGCCCGACTGCTGCGCGCCGCCGGGCGGTTCAGCCTCTGCGTGCAGGACGAACGGCGGCCGTACCGCTACGTCAGCGTCGAGGGGCCGGTCACCGCGGTCGAGGACCCCGTCGACCCGGCCGTGCGCGAGGCCCTGGCCCACCGCTACCTCGACCCCGACGAGGCCCGCGACTACCTGGCGGCCACGGCGGCCCAGCTGAAGGACGACGTCGTCTTCCGCATGCGCCCGGAGCGCTGGCGCACCGCCGACTTCGCCGCCTTCGCGGCCGACTTCGCCGGCACCTCGGCGGAGACCCCGGCCGCCGGCTGA